A section of the Paenibacillus aurantius genome encodes:
- a CDS encoding gluconate 2-dehydrogenase subunit 3 family protein, which yields MSRQTHYPSYNVMREEDAWDDHTQSIVRARHSVSSDLHFLTQEEADKLTVLCGLLVNDDSPEVLSYVVRHIDDTLSSSAGEGQRQQGVPAAKTLIRQGLQALDNCAKEGHSVSFLKLDRAGQKRMLEEISAGSAEPHTAWSGIPQKPFFQKLLNLTVESYCSHPQIWSEIGYGGPAYPRGYVRTQIGQLDPWEAKQER from the coding sequence ATGAGCCGGCAAACCCATTATCCATCTTATAATGTCATGCGGGAAGAGGACGCATGGGATGACCACACCCAGAGCATCGTAAGGGCCAGGCATTCGGTTTCTTCGGATCTCCATTTTCTAACCCAAGAGGAAGCGGATAAGCTCACCGTCCTTTGCGGCTTGCTTGTGAATGATGACTCGCCGGAGGTGCTGAGCTATGTCGTCCGGCATATCGACGATACCCTTTCTTCTTCAGCGGGAGAAGGGCAGCGGCAGCAAGGAGTTCCGGCAGCGAAGACGCTGATTCGTCAAGGGTTACAGGCCTTGGATAACTGCGCTAAAGAGGGTCATTCGGTTTCGTTCTTAAAGCTCGACCGGGCGGGACAAAAACGGATGCTTGAGGAGATAAGCGCGGGAAGCGCGGAGCCGCATACAGCATGGAGCGGCATACCCCAGAAGCCTTTCTTCCAGAAGCTCTTGAATCTGACGGTGGAATCCTATTGCTCGCATCCGCAAATATGGTCAGAAATCGGGTATGGCGGACCGGCCTATCCGCGCGGCTATGTTCGAACGCAGATCGGTCAATTGGACCCTTGGGAGGCGAAGCAGGAGAGATGA
- a CDS encoding GMC family oxidoreductase, protein MKRRWANEEVDVVIVGAGAAGGVLAKELSEAGMSVVVLDAGPFRDPQKEFASDELAMKTLGWQDTRLVDGRDPLTMGHNNSGFGIGGGTTHFTGVFLRFHDVDFKGKSIEGTGEDWPISYEELEPYYSRNEKEIAVSGPKHFPWGSYHGPYPYPEREPLSPNAYLFMKGCEKLGIRSSVAPLAILSAPFEGRPPCINRGFCNQGCMPNAKFSTLIVHIPKAIQAGAEVLPDCRVTRIQMGTDGRAEGVEFVNGGKTYEQKAKLVILSAFVVETPRLLLHSATSAFPDGLANSSGMVGRSIMVHSSNDVYAKFPNEIRFYKGTPVLATTQDFYRTDPARSFVRGYTLHAHGSRPVEFAKGISKAQGGPLWGERLRDALLQYNYYGRITMVGEVLPHPDNRVTLSEEVDEYGVPRAKVTFSYGDNDQQLVDHAVRTMSSILEAEGGQVEFVVPDTAHMMGGCRMGTDPSRSVVNSYGQTHDIENLFICDASIFVTSGGGNPTNTVMALALRTADYIKEKAGKREIQASRS, encoded by the coding sequence ATGAAGAGAAGATGGGCTAACGAGGAAGTCGATGTCGTTATTGTCGGTGCCGGGGCGGCCGGGGGAGTATTGGCTAAGGAGCTGAGTGAAGCCGGAATGAGCGTGGTCGTGCTGGATGCCGGTCCCTTTCGGGACCCGCAAAAAGAGTTTGCCAGCGATGAGCTGGCGATGAAGACTCTCGGTTGGCAGGATACCCGCCTGGTGGACGGCCGCGATCCGCTGACGATGGGGCACAACAATTCCGGCTTCGGAATCGGAGGAGGAACAACCCATTTTACCGGTGTGTTCCTTCGGTTTCATGATGTAGACTTCAAGGGAAAGTCCATAGAGGGAACCGGAGAAGACTGGCCGATCTCCTACGAGGAGCTCGAGCCGTATTACAGCCGGAACGAGAAAGAAATCGCCGTTTCCGGCCCCAAGCACTTCCCCTGGGGAAGCTATCACGGTCCGTATCCTTATCCCGAGCGGGAGCCCCTTAGCCCGAACGCGTACCTCTTCATGAAGGGATGCGAGAAGCTGGGCATCCGTTCCTCCGTTGCGCCTCTTGCCATTTTGTCGGCTCCTTTTGAAGGGCGGCCTCCTTGCATCAACAGGGGATTTTGCAACCAGGGATGTATGCCGAATGCCAAATTCAGCACGCTTATCGTTCATATTCCGAAGGCCATCCAGGCAGGCGCCGAGGTGCTGCCGGATTGCAGGGTGACCCGGATTCAGATGGGAACGGACGGAAGAGCCGAAGGGGTGGAATTTGTTAATGGCGGAAAGACGTATGAGCAGAAAGCCAAACTAGTCATTCTCAGCGCCTTTGTCGTGGAAACGCCGAGACTCCTTCTCCATTCCGCGACCTCCGCTTTTCCCGATGGCCTGGCGAATAGCAGCGGGATGGTGGGCCGGTCTATCATGGTCCATAGCAGCAATGACGTCTATGCCAAGTTTCCTAATGAAATCCGATTCTACAAGGGTACGCCGGTCTTGGCCACAACGCAAGATTTTTACCGGACCGATCCGGCACGATCGTTCGTCAGAGGATACACCCTCCATGCCCATGGATCAAGACCGGTCGAGTTTGCCAAAGGCATTTCGAAAGCGCAGGGAGGACCTCTATGGGGCGAGAGGCTTCGGGACGCGTTGCTTCAATACAATTACTACGGAAGGATAACCATGGTGGGAGAAGTGCTGCCCCATCCGGATAATCGGGTTACCTTATCCGAGGAGGTGGACGAATATGGAGTTCCACGGGCCAAAGTGACCTTCAGCTATGGAGATAACGATCAACAGCTGGTCGATCATGCGGTACGTACGATGAGCTCCATCCTGGAAGCCGAAGGCGGCCAAGTCGAATTTGTCGTACCGGATACCGCTCATATGATGGGAGGATGCCGAATGGGGACGGATCCTTCCCGCTCCGTCGTCAACTCCTATGGACAGACGCATGATATTGAAAATTTGTTCATTTGCGATGCGAGTATATTCGTTACCTCGGGCGGCGGAAACCCGACCAATACGGTCATGGCTCTTGCGCTGCGCACGGCGGATTACATCAAAGAGAAAGCGGGAAAACGGGAAATACAAGCAAGCCGGTCTTGA
- a CDS encoding HIT family protein, protein MKKCPLCTVHEDPEQRIVFENEYCLFIQKKSEQEVLEGSGLIIPKAHRENVFELSLEEWNATYDLLHRAKEFLDGQHSPDGYLLGWNVGKVSNQHLDHAHFHIIPRFNDEPHAGKGIRYWIKQPENKRRTEPNN, encoded by the coding sequence TTGAAGAAATGTCCGCTATGCACTGTCCATGAAGATCCTGAGCAGCGGATCGTGTTTGAAAATGAATACTGCCTGTTTATTCAGAAGAAAAGTGAGCAAGAAGTGTTAGAAGGCAGCGGACTGATCATCCCAAAAGCCCATAGAGAAAATGTATTCGAACTTTCCCTGGAGGAATGGAACGCAACCTACGATCTCTTGCATCGGGCTAAGGAGTTTCTAGATGGCCAACATTCACCGGATGGATACCTGCTGGGGTGGAACGTGGGGAAAGTATCCAATCAGCACCTGGACCACGCTCATTTTCACATTATTCCGCGGTTTAACGATGAGCCTCACGCGGGTAAAGGAATCCGCTACTGGATCAAACAGCCGGAAAACAAAAGAAGAACGGAACCTAATAACTAG